The following is a genomic window from Serratia ficaria.
TCAGCTGCGAACCCTGGCTGAGAATGCTGTTGATGCCGGGCAGCCAGGTGTCGTGATAAAACAGCGCGATACCTATGGGGATCGCCACATAATGCCGCCAGCGGTGCAGGCGCATCGCGGGTATCGGCATCACCAGGAACGCCATGAACACCAGGTTCGGCAACGCGTGGAAGTTCAGGTAGCCGAACCACAGCAGGGCGAATTTCGCCAGAAAATAGTAGTTCCAGCCGCCCAGGCCGCGCCAATAGCGCCACAGGGAGTGATCGGGTTGCGTATTCGTGTTTGGCTTCATGGCTGCTTCTTACTTTTTATCTGAGATGAAGATCCTTCGCGCACCCATAACCCGGCAGATTTTAAATAGCGCGGTGATAACAACAGGTTTTGCCAGTATTGCCGCCAGTGCGGGAAACGCCGGTGAAAGGCGTAGCCCAGCGGGATGAACACCAGGGCGCACAGGACGATCAGCTGCACGATGTCGTTAAGGTTCAGCATGTTTTTCCTCCTGTGCGCCGGTCGCCAGCGTGAAGGCGACCGGTTGGCGCCGCTCCGGCGCGTCTTCGGCGGCGGCCGCCTTCTGGCGCGGCGCGGCGACGACGGCTTCCGTCGCCGGGGCTGGCCCGCCGCCGTGCGCCATGCGTTTGATTTCCGAGATAATGTCGACATCCTGATGCCACACCACCCGGTTGCTGAAGGCTTCGTCCACCGGCAGGCGGAAGATGAACTTCAGCGCGGTATCCAGATCGTTGATCCGGCAGGTGGAGAGGAACAGCACCAGCCTGCCCTGCACCACGGTCATCACGTCGCCGAAGCGCCGCAGATGGCACAGGGTCATCGCCTGTTCGGCGCGCAGCCCCGGCGCCGGGCGCAGCGCGACCATCACCCCTTTGCCGTCTTCCGGCAGCAGCGTATTGCCCATCAGCGAGCTCACCGCCTGGCTGAAGTCGTGCGGCCGCATATAGCCTTTCAGCTGCAGCGGGCGCAGGCCGGCCAGCAGGACGTCGATGTCGGCGGGAACGTGGCGCGCGAAGCGTTGCCCCTGAATGCCTTCGAGCATGGTCAGGAAGCGGGACAGCGGCGCGACGTGCGGCACGATCAGGTTGGCGCCGCAGGCCAGCAGCAGGCGTTCGTCGCTGTAACGCAGGCTGGCGCTCATTTCGCGCACCGCGATTTTCAGGCCGCTGCCGCGGCTGCGGCGCAGGCCGTGAATTTGGTGCGCCAGTGCGTCGATCTGATCGCTCTGGTACAGCGCGAAAATCAGCGTCGCCGACAGCGTCAGCATGCCGTGCTGCGCCAGCTGGGCGTTGCTGTCCAGCAGCTGCCAGTTGGCCGACAGCGGCGGCGCGCCCTCCAGAATGCTGCGTTCGGCCAGATAGTGGCCTTCATCGCTGCGGATGGCGGTGGGCGAGGGCTTTTTGCCGTCCTCATCGCCCTGCCAGCCGCGCTCGCCGGCATACAGCGTCAGCAGCTGGTTGGCGTTGATGCCGTTTTCGGTGCTCCACCAGTTCACCAGATACTGGGCGCTGTCCTGCTGCCACTGCAGGCTGGACAGGCCGTTCAGTATGCGGTGCTGGGCGCTGAGCTGCCCTTTGAGTTTATTGACGCCGCTGCCGTGGCTGAGGATCAGCAGCGTGCAGCCTTGCCGCCGCAGCCAGCCGGCGATGGCGCGCGACCAGTCGCGCAGCTCTTCGGTGGTGAAGGTTTGCCACAGGCTGGCGTGGGCCAGCAGGATTAACAGGCGGTTGCGTGGTTTCAGCGCGCGCATCAGGTCGTCGCTGAGGTGCATCAGCGCGGCCTTTTTCTCCGGCAGTTGGTAGAGCGGCAGCTTTTTCAGGGCGGGAGAGGCGAGCTCAGCCAGCAGCCGGTCGGGCTTCTCGCCGCTGCAAATCAGCGCGGCCTTGCTGGTGGCGGCCTGGGCGGCCAGGGTTTGCTGACAGAGCAGACCGGCGTCGGTTTGCCGGTCGATATTGACCCAATAAAGGCCCGGGGACTGCATAACAGACAGCTCTTCCCAAATCTGCCGAATGCCTAAAGAAAAAGATTGCGCCATAGGATATTTTCTACTTTCGTTGAAAGTGTCGTTGCGGGCCAACTCGGTATGGCTATTCAATAATTGTAACATTGACATCAATAATAACAAATACGCCAATCTGTGTAATAATATCGCTTAGGAATCATCTTATTGGCTATATCTTTTTCTAACGTTGCTATAGTTAATTAACATTAGCCTATTTTTTTAAAGGCGGAAAAATGAATAATTCGCTGACGCACTTTCACGCAGTGGCACCGCCGGAAACTCAGGACGATCTATTGGCCCTCGGTCAGGCTTTTTCCTTACCCAAATTAAGCTACGTCGATATTTCGCGTCAGGAGCGTTTGTCGCAAATGATGACGCGCTGGCCGCTGTTGGCCGAATTGGCCCAGACCACGGGGAGCCGCTGACCTATGCCGGTGATTGCGCTGCAAGGGGTGCGGGGCGGAATGGGCACGACGTCGGTCACGGCGGCGCTCGCCTGGGCGCTGCGGCAGCTGGGGGAGTCGGTGCTGGCGATCGATTTCTCGCCGGACAACCTGCTGCGTCTGCATTTCAATACGCCATTCGAGCTGGCGCGCGGCTGGGCCCGCGCGGAGCGGGACGGCGAAAGCTGGGCCGCAGGCGCGATGCGCTATGATGAAAACCTCGATTTTTTGCCCTTTGGCCGCCTAAACCCAGCGGAACGGCTGGATGTGCAGCAACAGTGTCTGGATAACCCCGGCCGCTGGCGAGACAACCTGGCGCAGCTGGTTGCCGGCGCGCGGCACCGCTGGATCCTGCTGGACGCGCCCGCCGGAGACGGCGTGCTGGCGCAGCAGGCGCTGCGGCTTGCCGACTGCGTGTTCGTGCTGCTTAACCCCGATGCCAACTGCCAGGTGCGCCTTCATCAACAGGCGCTGCCGGAAGGCTGCCGCTTCCTGATCAATCATTATTCCTCGGCCAGCCGGCTGCAGCAGGATCTGCACCAGTTGTGGCTGCAAACCCTGAGCGGCCTGCTGCCGGTGGTGATCCATCGCGATGAGGCGCTGGCGGAAGCGCTGGCGGTGAAGCAGCCGCTGGGAGAATACCGCCCCGAAAGCCTGGCGGCGGACGAAGTGCTGACGCTGGCCAACTGGTGTCTGATCAACCTGAAGGGCGAGGCGCCATGAGCCGGGTGCTGAGCCTGCTGCTGGTGCCGCCGGTCCGTCAGGCGGTGCAGGCGCGCTATCGCGGCTATCGCCGCCAGGGCTCGTCGGCGCCGACCGCCTTTTTCACCGCGCTGCTGGCGGCGCTCGGCTGGCTGTTCCTGCGGTTTGAATCCCCGGCCTGGCGGCGCGTGCGCGCCGGCCGCGCCTATTGGTTCCCGCATTTGTCCGCCGAACGGCCGCGACCGGCGGACGGGGTACGCTATTTGCTGCAGGGCCTGTGGCTGCTGCTGTTTCGCAGCGGCCGCGCGCCGATGGGGCGCCATTATTTTGCCGGCTGGCGTCGGCTGCAGCTGCGCTACGCCCACTGGCTGCAAAGCATTCCGCAGCGTTTGGCCGGCGCCGGCGTCGAGCAACGCTCGGTGGAGCGCCTGAGCCGCCTGAGCCGCGGCATGCGGCGCGCGCTGTTTGTCCTGGTGAGCGTGCTGGCGGCGATCCTCGCCCTGCTGTGCATCTCCCAGCCGTTCGACCTGTCGGCGCAATTGGTGTTTGTGCTGCTGCTGTGGGGGATAGCGATGGTGGTGCGGCGCGTGCCGGGGCGCCTGCCGGGCCTGATGCTGATCGTGCTGTCGCTGACCGTCTCCTGCCGCTACCTGTGGTGGCGCTACACCGCCACGCTCAACTGGGATGATCCGCTGAGCCTGACCTGCGGCCTGCTGCTGCTGGCGGCGGAAACCTATGCCTGGGTGGTGCTGGTGCTGGGCTATTTCCAGACCCTCTGGCCGCTCAACCGCCAGCCGGTGCCGCTGCCTGCCGACAGCGCAAACTGGCCGACCGTCGATCTGCTGGTGCCGACCTACAACGAGGATCTGGCGGTGGTGAAACCCACCCTCTATGCGGCGCTGGGCATCGACTGGCCGAAAGACAAGATCGGCATTTACCTGCTCGACGACGGCAATCGCCCGGAGTTTCGGGCGTTTGCCGAAGAGATCGGCGTGAAGTACATCGCCCGGCCGACCCATGAGCACGCCAAGGCCGGCAACATCAACCATGCGTTGAAGCAGGCGACCGGCGAATTCGTGGCGATTTTCGACTGCGACCACGTGCCGACGCGTTCTTTCCTGCAGCTGACCATGGGCTGGTTCTTCAAGGACAAAAAGCTGGCGATGCTGCAGACGCCGCACCATTTCTTCTCGCCTGACCCGTTCGAACGCAACCTCGGGCGATTCCGCCAGACGCCGAACGAAGGCACGCTGTTTTACGGCCTGGTGCAGGACGGCAACGATATGTGGGACGCCACCTTCTTCTGCGGCTCCTGCGCCATTCTGCGCCGCAGCGCGCTGGACGAGATCGGCGGCATCGCGGTGGAAACCGTGACCGAAGACGCCCATACCTCGCTGCGCCTGCACCGGCGCGGGCACACCTCGGCCTATATCCGCATTCCGCAAGCCGCCGGGCTGGCCACCGAGAGCCTGTCGGCGCACATCGGCCAGCGCATTCGCTGGGCGCGCGGCATGGTGCAGATCTTCCGGCTGGACAACCCGCTGCTGGGCAAGGGGCTGAAGCTGGCGCAGCGCCTGTGTTACGCCAACGCCATGCTGCATTTCCTGTCGGGCATTCCGCGCTTGATCTTCCTGACGGCGCCGCTGGCGTTTCTGTTGCTGCACGCCTACATCATCTTTGCGCCGGCGCTGGCGATCGCGCTCTACGTGCTGCCGCACATGATCCACGCCAGCCTGACCAACTCGCGCATCCAGGGCAAATACCGCCACTCGTTCTGGAGTGAAATCTACGAAACGGTGCTGGCGTGGTATATCGCCCGCCCGACCACGGTGGCGCTGTTCAACCCGCACAAGGGCAAGTTCAACGTCACCGCCAAAGGCGGACTGGTGGAGGAGGAGCACGTCGACTGGGTGATCACCCGGCCCTACATGTTCCTGGTGGTGCTGAACCTGGCCGGGCTGGCGTTCGGCATCTGGCGGCTGGGCTATGGCCCGGCCGATGAAGTGATGACGGTGATCATCAGCCTGGTGTGGGTGCTGTATAACATGACCATTCTCGGCGGCGCGGTGGCGGTGGCGGTCGAAGCCAAGCAGGTGCGGCAGTCGCACCGCGTGGAGATCGCCATGCCGGCCGCGGTGGCGCGCGGCGACGGGCACCTGTTCCCCTGTACGCTGCGCGATTACTCCGATGGCGGCGTGGGGATCGAGATGCGGGTGGCGGACGCCCTGCAAGACGGCGACAAGGTTTCGCTGCTGCTCAAGCGCGGCCAGCAGGAATACAGCTTCCCGTGCGTGGTGACGCGCGCCTTCGGCAGCAAGGTGGGGGTGCGCCTGGTCGAGCTGTCCACCCGCGAACACATTGATTTTATTCAGTGCACCTTTGCCCGCGCCGATACCTGGGCGCTGTGGCAGGACGGGTTCCCTGAGGACAAGCCGATCGAAAGCCTGCGCGACGTGCTGGCGCTGGGTTTCCGGGGGTATGTGCGTATGGCGGATTACGCCCCGCCGATGGTGCGTGGTCTGCTGGTCGGCTTGACGTCGCTGATCGCCTGGCTGGCGTCATTTATTCCGCATGGCGTCGGTCGCGATCCGGCATTCTCTCAAAAAGAGACAGTGGGTTAGCTGCGAGTTCAAACCGCCCGCTCACTTGCCCGGTGAACAGGCTCCAACATTGATGATGATACGATGACGAGAAAAATAACCTGGTTTACCGCTCTGGCCTTAGGCATCAGTACCTTGTCGCAGGCCGAAACCGCCGCCGCGCCGGTCGCCGCACCCGCCGATGCGGCGGTCACCGCGCCGCTGGGCATCAGCGCGCCGCAGGATCCGAACGCGCCGGTGCGCGACGTGCAGCTGCCGTTTGCGCAGATTGCGCCGCCGCCGGGCACCTTTACCCTGCGCGGCACCCGGCCGGACGGGCAGATAGAATTCGGCGTGCGCAGCGACGAGGTGGTGTCGCAGGCGCTGCTCGATCTGGAGTTTACGCCGTCGCCGGCGCTGATCCCGGTCGAATCCCACGTCAAGGTGTACCTGAACGATGAGCTGATGGGGGTGACCACCCTCGCCAAAGAGCAGTTGGGTAAACCCAATCGCATCCAGATACCGATCGATCCGCGCTACATCACCGATTTTAACCGCGTGCGGCTGGTGTTCGTCGGCCACTATCAAAATATCTGCGAAAACCCGGCCAGCACCGTGCTGTGGCTGGACGTCAGCAAGTCCAGCGCATTGAAGCTGCGCTTCCAGACGCTGCCGGTGAAGAATGAACTTTCGCACTTCCCCGAGCCGTTTTTCGACAGCCGCGACAACCGGCCGTTGACGCTGCCGATGGTGTTCGCCGGCCAGCCGGATCTCACCCAGCAGCGCGCGGCGGGCATGCTGGCTTCCTGGTTCGGCAGCAAGGCGCAGTGGCGCGGCCAGTCATTCCCGACGCTGTACAACAAGCTGCCCGAGCAGCACGCCATCGTATTCGCCACCAATCGGCAGCGCCCGGATTTCCTGCGCGACTACCCGCCGGTCGACGGGCCGACGGTGGAGATGATCAGCCACCCGGATAACCCGTACATCAAGCTGCTGCTGGTGCAGGGCCGCGATGACGACGATTTGGTCACCGCGGTGAAAGGCATCGCGCAGGGCAACATCCTGTTCCGCGGCCAGAATGTCACGGTGGACAAGGTGGAGCAGCTGGCGCCGCGCCAACCGTATGACGCGCCGAACTGGGTGCGCACCGATCGGCCGATGACCTTCGCCGAGCTGCAGCAATATGCCGAACAGCTGCAGACCAGCGGCATTGAGCCTAGCCCGATCTCGTTGACCATGAACCTGCCGCCGGACCTGTTCCTGATCCGCAGCGCCGGCATCGACATGCACCTGAAATACCGCTACACCGCGCCGCGCATTCAGGACGGTTCGCGTCTGAGCGTGAGCCTGAACAACCAGTTCGTGCAGGCCTACTCGCTGGTGCCGGAACACGAACAGGGTGCGCAACTGCTGCGCTTGCCGCTGACCCAGGGGCTGCTCGACTCCGACAAGAACGTCAATATCCCGGCGTTGCGGCTGGGGGCCACCAACCAGCTGCGTTTCGACTTCGATTACACCACGCTGCTGGCCAGCGGCGCCGAGGGGCGCTGTGAAACCTATTCCTTCACCCAGAACCATGCGGTGATCGACGGCGCGTCGACCATCGATTTCTCCGGTTACCGTCACTTCATGGCGATGCCGGATCTGCGCGCCTTCGCCAACGCCGGCTTCCCGTTCAGCCGCCTGGCGGACCTGTCGCAAACGCTGGTGCTGGTGAATCAGAAGCCGCAGCCGGCGCAGGTTAGCGCGTTGCTGAATGCGCTGGGGGTGATCGGCGCCCAGACCGGTTACCCGGCGCTGGCGATGACGCTGAGCGACGACTGGTCGCAGGCCCGGGAGCGCGACGCCGATATTCTGATGGTCGGCACCATCCCGCCGGAGCTGCGTGACGACCAGAAAATCAGCCTGTTGGTGGACGCTACCCAGAGCTGGGTGAAACAACCCACCCGCCAACCGGCGTTGCCGAGCATGGAGGTGCTGGCGGATGACGCCCGGCCGGACAGCAAAACCACCGTCAGCTCCGAAGGCGCGATGTCGGCGATCATCGGCGTGCAGTCGCCGTTTAACGATCAGCGCAGCATAGTGGCGCTGCTGGCCGACAGCCCGCGCGGTTATGAATTGCTGAACAATGCCCTGCTGGACAGCGGCAAGCGCGCCGCGGTGTTCGGCTCGGTGGCGGTGATCCGCGAATCGGGGGTCAACAGCCTGCGGGTCGGCGATATTTACTACGTCGGCCATTTGCCGTGGTGGGAACGCATCTGGCATGCGCTGTCCACTCATCCGGTGCTGCTGGCGGCGATCGCGGCGATCCTGGTGGTGATCCTGGCGCTGATGCTGTGGCGCGGTCTGAAAGCCTTCAGCCGTCGTCGTCTGGCGCCTGAAGACCGGGATTGACGGCGGTGAGCGCGATGCTGCAACGCCTGTCGCTGAGCATGCTGCTGCTGTGCGCCTTCGGCGCGGCGGCGGCCTGCGAGTGGCCGGGCTGGCAAGAGTACAAGCAGTTTTATATCAGCGAACAGGGGCGGGTGATCGATCCGAGCAGCCCCAATAAAATCACCACCTCGGAAGGCCAGAGCTACGGCCTGTTTTTCGCGCTGGTGGCCAACGATCGGCCGACCTTCGATCGGCTGTTGAGCTGGACGGAGAACAACCTGGCGGCGGGCGATCTCAGCGCCCGTTTGCCCGCCTGGCTATGGGGCGAGGCCGACGACAAGCAGTGGAAGGTGCTGGACGCCAACTCGGCGTCGGACGCCGATCTGTGGATCGCCTATAACCTGCTCGAGGCCGGCCGCCTGTGGCAGAGCCGGCGTTACCAAACGCTGGGCACCCTGCTGCTGCAGCGCATCGGCCGCGAGGAAGTGGCCGATATTCCGGGGCTGGGGCTGATGCTGCTGCCGGGCAAGGTGGGGTTTGCGGCGGAAGATCGCTGGCGGTTGAACCCAAGCTACCTGCCGCCGCAGCTGCTGGCGCGCTTCGCCGCGCTGAACGGCCCGTGGCGGGCGATGCGCCAGACCAATCAGCGGCTGTGGCTGGAAACCGCGCCGCACGGCTTCTCGCCGGACTGGGCGGTATGGCAGGTCGGCAAAGGCTGGCAGCCGGATACCGTCAAACCCAACGTCGGCAGCTATGACGCCATTCGGGTTTATCTGTGGGCCGGCATGCTGGCGGACGACGATGACCACAAGGCGGCGCTGCTCAAACGGTTCCAACCGATGGCGCAGCTGACCGCGCAGCGGGGCGTTCCGCCGGAAAAAACCGATACCGCCAGCGGCAAAACCACCGGCGATGGCCCGGTGGGCTTCGCCGCCTCGATGCTGCCGATGCTGGCCGCGCAGCCCGAGGCGCTGGCGGCGCAGCGCCAACGCATCAGCGATCGCCCGCCGGGCGACGACGCCTATTTCAGCGCCTCGCTGACGCTGTTCGGTCAGGGATGGGATCAACAACGTTATCGTTTTAATCGTCAGGGTGAACTTCAACCCTCCTGGGACGGCCAATGCGCAACTTCAAAATAACCTGGCTGGGTTTGATCCCATTGAGTCTGGCGATGCTGCCGCAGGCGCGCGCCGCGGAGGCCGTAGCGCCGGAGCAGTGGCTGCTGGAGCAGGTGCGCATTGGCGAGGCCGGCAATAAGGAAGAGCTGGTGCGCCAGTCGCTGTACCGGCTCGAAATGATGGATCCGAACAACCCCGAGGTGATCGCCGCGCGCATGCGGCTGGCGTTGCGCCAGGGCAATCAGGCGCTGGCGCAGCAGCAGCTGGACAAGCTGAAGCGCCTCGCGCCGCAGTCCGGCGCCTACCGTCAGGCGGAAATGAACATGCTGCTGACCCAGCCGGAGACCCGCCAGAAACTGCAGCAGGCGCGGCTGATGGCCACCGCCGGGCGCTTGCCGGAGGCGAAGGCGCAGTACGATGCGCTGTTCCGCGGCGAGCCGCCGACGCTCGACCTGGCGGTGGAGTACTGGCGGCTGGTGGCGCGTCTGCCGGGGCAAGAGGCGAAGGCGCTGAAACAGCTGCAGGCGCTGGACCAACAGTATTCCGGCAACGTGGCGCTGCGCATGTCGCTGGCGCGCATGTTGTTCAGCCAGGATCGCGATGCGCAGGCCTATGACCTGCTGCAAAAAATCGCCGCCGATCCGGCCGGACGCGGCGACGCCGCCGACCTGTGGCTGGATAAGGTCAAGGCGATGCCGGTCAGCCCGCAAAGCGTGGCGGCGCTCAACCGTTTTCTCGGCGTGTTCTATACCGGCGATCGGGCGACCGACGCCCGCGAAGAGCTGGCCCGGCAGCAGAAGCTGTTGGCCGATCCGGCCTATCAGGCGCGGGTGCGCGGGCTGGCGCAGGTGGACAAGGGCGGCAGCCGGGCGGCGATCCCGGCGCTGAAAAAAGCGCTGGCGGCCGCGCCGAACGACGGCGAAGTGCTGGGGGCGCTGGGGCAGGCCTATTCGCGGGCCGGCAATCGCCCGCAGGCGCTGAAGCTGTATCGTCAGGCGCTGGAGGCCGACAAGGACGGTTACAGCAGCGGCAAATGGCGCAGCCTGATCAAGAGCACCGGCTACTGGCTGGCGATCGACGAAGGCGACAAGGCGCTGCAGGCCGGCAATCTGGCGCTGGCGCGCCAGAAGTACCAGCAGGCGCGGCAGATTGACGGCACCGACGGCGACGCCTTGATTGGCCTGGGCGACGTGGCGGTGGCGAGCAACGACGACGCGGCGGCGGAAGGTTTCTATCGGCAGGCGCTGCGGCGCGATCCCGGCAACGGCAGCGCGCTGCGCGGGCTGGTGAATATTTATCAGCGTCAGTCGCCGGAGAAGGCGCTGGCCTATCTCAACGGCCTGCCGCGCAGTCAGCAAAA
Proteins encoded in this region:
- the bcsB gene encoding cellulose biosynthesis cyclic di-GMP-binding regulatory protein BcsB, encoding MTRKITWFTALALGISTLSQAETAAAPVAAPADAAVTAPLGISAPQDPNAPVRDVQLPFAQIAPPPGTFTLRGTRPDGQIEFGVRSDEVVSQALLDLEFTPSPALIPVESHVKVYLNDELMGVTTLAKEQLGKPNRIQIPIDPRYITDFNRVRLVFVGHYQNICENPASTVLWLDVSKSSALKLRFQTLPVKNELSHFPEPFFDSRDNRPLTLPMVFAGQPDLTQQRAAGMLASWFGSKAQWRGQSFPTLYNKLPEQHAIVFATNRQRPDFLRDYPPVDGPTVEMISHPDNPYIKLLLVQGRDDDDLVTAVKGIAQGNILFRGQNVTVDKVEQLAPRQPYDAPNWVRTDRPMTFAELQQYAEQLQTSGIEPSPISLTMNLPPDLFLIRSAGIDMHLKYRYTAPRIQDGSRLSVSLNNQFVQAYSLVPEHEQGAQLLRLPLTQGLLDSDKNVNIPALRLGATNQLRFDFDYTTLLASGAEGRCETYSFTQNHAVIDGASTIDFSGYRHFMAMPDLRAFANAGFPFSRLADLSQTLVLVNQKPQPAQVSALLNALGVIGAQTGYPALAMTLSDDWSQARERDADILMVGTIPPELRDDQKISLLVDATQSWVKQPTRQPALPSMEVLADDARPDSKTTVSSEGAMSAIIGVQSPFNDQRSIVALLADSPRGYELLNNALLDSGKRAAVFGSVAVIRESGVNSLRVGDIYYVGHLPWWERIWHALSTHPVLLAAIAAILVVILALMLWRGLKAFSRRRLAPEDRD
- the bcsZ gene encoding cellulose synthase complex periplasmic endoglucanase BcsZ, whose amino-acid sequence is MSAMLQRLSLSMLLLCAFGAAAACEWPGWQEYKQFYISEQGRVIDPSSPNKITTSEGQSYGLFFALVANDRPTFDRLLSWTENNLAAGDLSARLPAWLWGEADDKQWKVLDANSASDADLWIAYNLLEAGRLWQSRRYQTLGTLLLQRIGREEVADIPGLGLMLLPGKVGFAAEDRWRLNPSYLPPQLLARFAALNGPWRAMRQTNQRLWLETAPHGFSPDWAVWQVGKGWQPDTVKPNVGSYDAIRVYLWAGMLADDDDHKAALLKRFQPMAQLTAQRGVPPEKTDTASGKTTGDGPVGFAASMLPMLAAQPEALAAQRQRISDRPPGDDAYFSASLTLFGQGWDQQRYRFNRQGELQPSWDGQCATSK
- the bcsR gene encoding cellulose biosynthesis protein BcsR, yielding MNNSLTHFHAVAPPETQDDLLALGQAFSLPKLSYVDISRQERLSQMMTRWPLLAELAQTTGSR
- the bcsQ gene encoding cellulose biosynthesis protein BcsQ, which produces MPVIALQGVRGGMGTTSVTAALAWALRQLGESVLAIDFSPDNLLRLHFNTPFELARGWARAERDGESWAAGAMRYDENLDFLPFGRLNPAERLDVQQQCLDNPGRWRDNLAQLVAGARHRWILLDAPAGDGVLAQQALRLADCVFVLLNPDANCQVRLHQQALPEGCRFLINHYSSASRLQQDLHQLWLQTLSGLLPVVIHRDEALAEALAVKQPLGEYRPESLAADEVLTLANWCLINLKGEAP
- the bcsF gene encoding cellulose biosynthesis protein BcsF, which encodes MLNLNDIVQLIVLCALVFIPLGYAFHRRFPHWRQYWQNLLLSPRYLKSAGLWVREGSSSQIKSKKQP
- the bcsA gene encoding UDP-forming cellulose synthase catalytic subunit, producing MSRVLSLLLVPPVRQAVQARYRGYRRQGSSAPTAFFTALLAALGWLFLRFESPAWRRVRAGRAYWFPHLSAERPRPADGVRYLLQGLWLLLFRSGRAPMGRHYFAGWRRLQLRYAHWLQSIPQRLAGAGVEQRSVERLSRLSRGMRRALFVLVSVLAAILALLCISQPFDLSAQLVFVLLLWGIAMVVRRVPGRLPGLMLIVLSLTVSCRYLWWRYTATLNWDDPLSLTCGLLLLAAETYAWVVLVLGYFQTLWPLNRQPVPLPADSANWPTVDLLVPTYNEDLAVVKPTLYAALGIDWPKDKIGIYLLDDGNRPEFRAFAEEIGVKYIARPTHEHAKAGNINHALKQATGEFVAIFDCDHVPTRSFLQLTMGWFFKDKKLAMLQTPHHFFSPDPFERNLGRFRQTPNEGTLFYGLVQDGNDMWDATFFCGSCAILRRSALDEIGGIAVETVTEDAHTSLRLHRRGHTSAYIRIPQAAGLATESLSAHIGQRIRWARGMVQIFRLDNPLLGKGLKLAQRLCYANAMLHFLSGIPRLIFLTAPLAFLLLHAYIIFAPALAIALYVLPHMIHASLTNSRIQGKYRHSFWSEIYETVLAWYIARPTTVALFNPHKGKFNVTAKGGLVEEEHVDWVITRPYMFLVVLNLAGLAFGIWRLGYGPADEVMTVIISLVWVLYNMTILGGAVAVAVEAKQVRQSHRVEIAMPAAVARGDGHLFPCTLRDYSDGGVGIEMRVADALQDGDKVSLLLKRGQQEYSFPCVVTRAFGSKVGVRLVELSTREHIDFIQCTFARADTWALWQDGFPEDKPIESLRDVLALGFRGYVRMADYAPPMVRGLLVGLTSLIAWLASFIPHGVGRDPAFSQKETVG
- the bcsE gene encoding cellulose biosynthesis protein BcsE, producing the protein MAQSFSLGIRQIWEELSVMQSPGLYWVNIDRQTDAGLLCQQTLAAQAATSKAALICSGEKPDRLLAELASPALKKLPLYQLPEKKAALMHLSDDLMRALKPRNRLLILLAHASLWQTFTTEELRDWSRAIAGWLRRQGCTLLILSHGSGVNKLKGQLSAQHRILNGLSSLQWQQDSAQYLVNWWSTENGINANQLLTLYAGERGWQGDEDGKKPSPTAIRSDEGHYLAERSILEGAPPLSANWQLLDSNAQLAQHGMLTLSATLIFALYQSDQIDALAHQIHGLRRSRGSGLKIAVREMSASLRYSDERLLLACGANLIVPHVAPLSRFLTMLEGIQGQRFARHVPADIDVLLAGLRPLQLKGYMRPHDFSQAVSSLMGNTLLPEDGKGVMVALRPAPGLRAEQAMTLCHLRRFGDVMTVVQGRLVLFLSTCRINDLDTALKFIFRLPVDEAFSNRVVWHQDVDIISEIKRMAHGGGPAPATEAVVAAPRQKAAAAEDAPERRQPVAFTLATGAQEEKHAEP